The sequence AATTACTATAGTCAGGTGACCAAAATTTGAACATGGACTTCACGTTGCCCATTGCCTCTTTGCTAGAGAGTGCAACTCCCTCCAATAGGCTTGGTAGTAGAAGTTTTtgattatacagtggaacctcggattgcgagtaacgcggttgacGAGAGTTTTGCAATAGGagcactgtatttcctaaaatcccaactcggtttgcgagcgttgtctcacaaaacgagcaggattcaggccaaagtggtgtgcagtaccgcggtTGGCCTGAGGCTGGGGGggcgccgttctgaaacggccaGAGGACAATTCGGCTGACCTCGCAAACCTCAAAAAGGCTCATGAACGGAGTCTTTCCCGAGGTTtgtcgaggtcagccgaactgtcctcgggccttttcgagtctctccggcgccccccgcctctggctgcatgcggtattgcatgccattgaagtcaatgcggaacaaattattttagtttcccttgacttcaatggggaaactcgctttgatatgcgagtgctttggattacgagcattctcctggaacggattatgctcgtaatccgaggttccactgtaatagaaAGGGGGAAATTGCTCCTGTGGCCAAGGCCCTAGTCTTGCATTATAGAATACATTTAATTCTAAATGTTCACAGCTTCCAGACATTATCAGGTGCATCTTAATTTTGGATAGGGGTGTTTACATGTCGgcattattatatatacatacatacacaaaaaaaaaaaaaaaatcccaaataaaTGGACAGAAGACTCCAAAATTGAAAGTTTCTGCATCATGCGATGGGTAGCGTAGAATAACCCCTGTCCCCACAAGTCCTTTGGCCAATACTTCATTAGTCAGAACAAGTCAGAGTGATCTGGGGTGGGGTATTTAGCTCCCGTCTTCCGTATTGGCCTAGTGATGGCGGGTATTTCTAAAAAGTTGTCAGAGGAGGCGGCGGCAGCAGCAAGATCTTAACATTCGATTCTGGTCCAGTAGAACATGGTTCCGAGCAGCACCCAGAactaaaaggataaaaaaaaaaaaaaaaaagataaaattagAACAAACATTGCCCAccgacaaaaactaaaaactatgACCCAACCAATGTTTAAAAATAATTAGCATATATGTATGCAGTGGAATGTTTACATCTGAAACACCACCACGTCAGACTTCTGCACCCAACAGAATCATAAGGGGAATGGCTCACCCCCAACTTCTCATGAAGGCCGTTGAATGACAAGAGTCACAACAGAGCTTCAAAAAGGAGCCTCAAGAACTGTACAGACACAAACGTCCGACTAGGCAGTAGGCAGGGGCGGAccgaccattcgggcactgcctgagggacccatgagttgtcagtccgcccctgggagtAGGTACAAAATATACGAAATATATAAACTTTCCATGGAGAGGTGCTTTAACTTTCCATGGAGGACCCAGCATGAGACCAGTGGACCTCACCAATGGAGTCCTGAGTGTAATGGAAAGCCAGGTTTTTGATTCAGTCCATCAATGTCCTCCATGAACTGCCATATCTTTACAGGATACCAGTACTGCGCTAGCGAGGATGCAAGTGAGAACGATAGCAGATGTAGACTTCAATGTGTAGCCTCCAGGAATTAAACGTTAGAAGTTCACTTTTAAAGCCTAAAATCAACTTGAGATGGGAAAATTCTCCAAATTCTTATTTCTGAGAGCAAACTTACCGTCCAGCACAGAATTGCAAATCCGAACCAACAAATACCCCAGGCATGGCGATTCAATGGGCCAGCAATCAAGTCGTAACAGCCCtacaaaaagaaagagaaaacaaataataataatgtcatcGTTAACCAGTGTGACAAGGAGTACCCACTACTTATATAAAGGGCTGACCTAAGGAAAAAAGGAAATTTCAAAAACGGTCATGTATCCTGGCAACCAATGTGGTGCAGGATTCCCTATCCAccggtgacaccccccccccctcccatgcaATAAAaaagggattatttttttttacattttaaggatggccaaaaaaaaaaaaacacacccacacAAATTGTATAATAAGAATTTCTTGAATAAAATCCATATTCAGATACAGCCTCAAGAGATTAGGATTAGGTTAGTTGAATGGCACAGGTATATTTGGGCCCAAATTTATGTAGATGACTACCTTAGAAGCCATCTTATGGCATTTATAGCGAAGATCCTTACATTTTGGTTGAGGTATCCCGAAATGCCCAGCTTGCATCCATCAAGGCTCACAGGTTGTCCTAGATTGTTCATGACGCAGCACTGCTGAGGCCAGGGGAAGGCGGAGTCACTGTTGACGGTCCGAAACGTGGAGTTATATACTTGCCAGTCCAAGGGGCTGTTCACACCACAGCACTGCTTCTAAAAAAAGCAATAACAACATCTCTTTAGATTAAATTCTTTGCCATCTCCAATAAATAACCTTTTATGCAGCGATTGAGAAGATCTCAGAATGccgagagatatatagatataggctTGACACTTTGTAACAGGCCCACATGGTTACCTCACCAACGCTATTAAAAATACTAATGCCATACTCTTGGGGCACACCATGGTGGCGCTTGTATGTTCAAACTTAATGGGGCCTTGGCGCCCAACCTTGCCACATTAAGTGACCCCTAGGGCCCCTTCTAGCAGTAATCCGTTTCCCTATTGCCCCGGTACAGTAAATATTTCTACCGTTACCTTAAGTAGGTCTCCAATAACTCCTTTagcataaaacaataaaaagactACCGCTCATACCTACATCAGTCAGATAAGCATGGGGATAGACTGGTGCAAGCCAGAGAGGATCAGCTGGTCAGGCTCCAgtagacttcaacaaaatggcggccACACACACGCCTCCCCCCAACCTCTTGTTGCAGTCTAACCTTCTTGTGTATCATTCCCATGGTCTGACTGACTATATCCGGTTGTGTGCCTGCTGTCTCTGAATGAACGTTTTCTTAACTTTAGGTGTGGCCCTTTGATAACGTCATGGGCCATGCTTGAGGTCTCCCACATAAAGAAAGTTGACCACCAAAGTTATAGGGGGCAGCCACCCATGCCTGACCCTTGTGGAtacccagaagaaaaaaaaactttgggggaTCATGTATACGCCTCATCTTGCAAGTTTTTTTCCTGCTACAGTTTTAGGAAGTCAACCCCACAGTGTCCCTTCTAGACATTTGGTCTTACCCCAAATCCAAAGACCAAGCTTCAATCCAGGAGGCTTTCATTGAAGTCGTTAACCAGGAAAGATTCTTGTGCCGAGAAATCActccaaacacccaaaaaaagTTAAGTATGCTTCAAAAAGGGACTCTTCGAGCCTTTAAACCCTTCACTCCTTTAAACCCTTGGAATCTCACAAAGTATCTGTGGGTGACGGTCTTATAACATCTCTCCACGCCACCAGCTGTGCATCAGAAGTGGCCAATAACATGGAGATGATTTACAAGGACACCCGTAGACAAGCTTCGTGCACACGATCGTATTTCCATCGGGCAAATccccatgaacttgttctgcatacagacggcagaactttttcagccaacatacacaaaactacgttgtttttcagctctttagcgccaccctttgggcaacttctgctaatgttgtactttggattttttttcttgtgtacacacgatcggataataatacaagacacatttgttgtcggaaaatttgaaagcatgccatccgacatttgttgttggaaatttccaacaacaattgtgcgatggagcgtacaaacggtcagatttttccGTAAAAACCCTGCCTTCACACATTTCTTGTCATAAAATTAGAGCATGGGTACGAGGCTTAAAAGCGATTGCAATTAAAGAACACAAAGTGATACAACACAATTATAAATTCTGCAAGAGAATTGACGTTACCATAAGCATGAGATAGTTCCATGTTCTGGTTACGCCCTGGGCCTTAATCTGCTGGTCGCCGTTCTCTAAACCGGGGTTCTGGTAGTATTCCAGCATTTGCCTCAGGAAAAGATTGATTgtgaactaaaaaataaatacaaattaaatcaATGTTACAATAAGAATATGATATGACAGCTCCCATCTGTATACATCCTTGTAAATGATAACAATACAAGTATTCATTGGGTGTTAAGCTTTGACCTAtgtatctataatatatatatatgtatctataatataaatatatatatatatatatatatatatatgtgtatctataatataaatatatatatatatatgtatctatatatatatatatatatatatatatatatatatatatctttgggACCGGCATGGAAGCATTGCAACTCTAGTGACctccactagcttctgggtcctgtgACGAGCAACTGCCCTGCTGCTTACTAATCACCGGAGGTCGTCCATTTTGCACAAGTGTCTTTCAAATGAACGCCTTGCATTTCTTCTCAATGAACAAAATAATTTTCAGTTTGGATACAGTGAGGTCACCAAAGATCAGaggggatcatttttttttttttttttaacaggagggGGATCATTTTTATAGCGCCACCGAAGCAAAACATTGTGGTCATGGAATGTGTACATTCCTGTCTGGGTGCCCTTGTAGCTCAACCCGTTGGAGCCGgcaaaatgggactaaaactaaaatgccattttagtcctaagaccaaagactaaaactaaattgaaatttgctgccaaaattaacactggtgtgaatacagctgtgccaagggctGTGCACGCTCCTGGCACAGTTACCGACGGCTAACAGGCAGCTCCCAAATCGCTACTTGAGATCAGcagctttctgatcatgtgaccgccatgtcacatgatcataaaccctgcCCCGTcatctaaggtgaccagatttttaaaatgaaatccggggacatattttttctttactagtaatggccacaATCAGCCACTCTCTGCCTgttgcctcacagcctctcaagtcttactctccgggccggatggggagcggaggaagatcactccgccagggaaggcaaggatatcagcaggtggctggccaggatttgagccaaggcagaagaacatgtgagcggagctgaatgggcatgcacccgaaactgaagaaatattctctccgctccgaccagcgcatgatcatcagaaagtggcacagataatgggaaaaatacacccccctatgtTGGTAGGCACGGgggagtgggggtgtgtaattcaattttttttattttaatactgcactcactgtctttgaaattgcccctgtcccctattaaatccaatctggggacaaaaccagggacatacttggtccggggacagtgtcctcaatcaggggactgtcccctgaaactggggatgtctggtcaccctaccgtcATCCCAAACCCCTGAAGGGCTGGGAGGACTAGCTCCAAGGGGAAGCTGGTTcgtggaagggaaaggaaagggggaaaaaataaataaaaataaagtcaaCTGCCTATTTTGCCACCCCCAAATTGCAAGGGTAGACCAAGCCTTACTTATAGGGTAAagcagtggtctctaaactgAAGCCTGTGCACTGGATGCAGCCATTCTCTTGCCTTTATTCAGCCcttggggccctattcctcccaacAATATAAAGCACTATTCCTCAAATTGATAGGTtgccactattcttcccactgacccccaacaaTGAGCCCTATGCCTTCCACTGACAGCAAAGATGAGGCATCCCATTGACCAAGCCTGAGGCATTGTTTACTCAAAGAGTCTTAGGATATAgtcaactggccctttgtttagaaatctTGGAGACCCCCGGTCTATGCAGTCATTGAGAGacacaaagcattctctgaatggagcCTGTGCCAACCAGCCAAACCAGAATGTAGCAGGGCAGCCTCTCCGAAGCTGGGACTCAGaatctagtggagatcactggagtagcattGTCCACTTCAGTATTTTCCAGCTTCCAAGGGCCATGTCCAGGTATGGTCTATCTATAGTTGGTCCAAGCTTGTCCAATGTAAccatgtataaaatatccatgcCTGGAATTCATCCATTGAATTTTTCAAGGTTGCCATTGTCGCACCTATTTTCTGAACACCTCAAGTAACAAACTAAACCCAAAAGAACACTCATTGGAGGGCCCATCACTATTCAGGAATAGCTTGGATAGCAGCCCTCCAAAGGTTCAATATGACCAATAAATATAGAGCCCCATTGACTTCAGTCTTGAGCAAATAGGAATTCTGAAAAACCAAAGTAAAATTGAGTGTTTGACACAAATATAAAACTCAATAGTAGTGGATATTAACTAACCACAGACACCTGCCTGACTTTGAGATTAAAGAATGCATTACCCCAACATTTAATATTCCCGATATGTGCTTGTTGTACCATCcacctgtgttaaaaaaaaaaaaaataagtatattgttccctttgtattgcttcctttgtgtgaaatatctggtgatcctgaaaaaaaaaattgtccccagTATGTGTTTGTAAGCGTGTCGGGACCCTTCAGGGTAAGACCACGCCATGTCAAGATACCCCTCAACTCAACTAGCTGAATTCTGGAGTCAGGATGATATTGGGGTTGTCTGCTGAAATGAGGGGGAAGAAAGCAGATGATATGTTTTGCCTGCTAAGACTTACTTTATAGATCAAAGGCTCTGACAGTCCCACATTTCAGACAACGATCAGGTCCATCATCTCACCTTTGGAGGGACCACTACTGGTGGTGATAAACATCCAACTACACCTCCCACCGTCTTACAATTCACAACTACTTTAATAAGTTTCACCCCTATACAACTCCAACTCCTAGCCATACTTACAAAGTCCCTTTGTGTTGCTGCAGTGATCGAAGAGGccatttcaaagcaaaagacgATAAACATCAGGATTATAtactatataataaaaaaaaaaaacacagaagatttacatgttaaaaattatatttttgctttTGTACACCACACTATTAACTGTACCAGCTGCAGTCACAATGAGAGTCAAATATCACTGTCTATGGTAATCAGGGCTTCGCCCCCTCAGAATAGGTGCATGAACTCCCACCTTCTAAAACACTTTTGGTTTCTGCCCCATActtacctctgagcaccgtcccttggttccacctcctacctaCCTCCCAGTACTGCCTCTTTTAGAGgctacagaaccaagtatcattttgtgctgCCAAGTGATTtgcatggaatttgttaatgacgACAAGACAGACAGTAAAATAGATTCCCTGTTCTTAACAGTAGACCCCTCCAGAAACAACAGACCTCCCTGAGCAATAATAATGGATCTCCTATTCAACCATAGACTTTCCCCCCCCAAGCAACAATGTCCCCCCGCTTCAAAAATAACaccccagcagcaacaacaacagatctcccagcagcAATGAACCCTCCAGCAACAAGAGACCTCTccttcaacagtagatccctcccagcaacaattgcccatccaccagcaacaatagacccccatgcaaaaatagatccccaccaGCGACAATAGATTCCCCTAGAAGCAAGCATccatagaccctccagcacacaccAGCGCTCttttccattacatacattcattgcTGAAGGTGccagaactgagttcccccaccTTTcagttggaagaaaaaaaaaagcccagatgATAATACTGAGCAGGGTTTTCAGAATGTCCTTGGACAGGGGTGGTGGCAGTTAACAGTTATTCTATTCAACACTGCTGCTTAGAAGACATATTAGAAGTGTGAATTAGGAATTACAGTGGTTATTAGGGGCAGAAAGTGAGTGTTCAGGATTGGCTTTTTGTAAATCACTAGTTTCACTGCAACGAGAGGATTTACATTGCcggacaatttaataaaaaaataaaaaaaaaaaaaaaaaaaaaagggggggggggtaaggggtaAGGTGGTGGTGGTAAAGGATATAATCCTTTAGTTGGCTAGGTATGCCAAACAGGGGGCGGACCGTCCATTAAGGAAGCACAGGCGACGCCCCCCCCGTCTGTCTATCACTgccccccatccatgcatccggcccctttcaggacaccggcgcatggattccaatgcggaGGGGCTGTTGATGGATGGCTGTTTGCCAtacctcccaaaaaaataataaacccaccagccgccactgatgccaAAATGATTTCCAGTAAATATTTTGCCTGGTAGAGTGCGCACTGTTAACATTCCAACCATACACAAATGCAACATACGAGATTAAAATGCCAAGTCTGGAGATAATCATTTTATTCCAAAATTAGAGGATTTCCTAATAGAACCAAAAACGCATTTCAGGAGGTCAGAACGCCCTTACTCAGTGCTACAAAGATACACTAGTATTCTTACGTTGGATGAAGTGGCCCTCACACCCTCCCTGCCCCTAATGGGAACGCCGGCCCCTGATacacattgaaaaaaataaataaaaaataaaattaaatttaaaaataaatattaatgccccatacacatgatcggaaattccgaccatgtgtaggctccatcggaatttctgccaacaaaagattgagagcaggttctcaatttttccccaCGGAAAAGGTTCCTAACAGAAACTCcattcatctgtatgcaattccaacacacaaaaaaaaaaaaaacacaaacacacacacacacacacacacacacacacaaacacaaacaatgcatgctcagaatcaagcagaagagccgaactgcctattgaacttcattgatctcggctcatcgtacataaccacgttcttgacagttggaatttccgacaagatttgtgtgaccatgtgtatacaaacacaagtttgagccaacattccatcaaataataaaaaaaaaacacacacacacacgcacacacgcacacacgcacacacgcacacacaccacGGTTTtctggtcagaatttccgattgtgtgtacgcggcataagagttaagtCTAATGAAGCTGATCTTGATTTTTATCTGACACTTGAGAAAATGCACACAAAGCAGCTATACCCGCCCCTCCACTCtgtgcccattcacagaagcctctGCATTCAGCTAATGTTTTTATATTGATACAAAAGGCTTATGTGattgggaaggaggagggagaaacTCTACTGTTCAAGATGCAGATACTAGAAAGTCCAGCATCAGTCTCCTGAATTACAGCAAAAGTGGTCTTCCGGGAGTTCTAAAAACCTTGTCAGATTTTAATAATAGAGATAAGCCTAGTAGGCATCATGCACCTCATAGCGACCCTTCACTTTTTACAAAGGAGCTGCATtccatggagttcagctttaaagtttcTCATTGTGAAATAAATCTAGATCTGAAGCATTACCCTCTGGTGTAGTGCTTCAGATTCACTTGCAAGCCACACCTGGATCATTCACACATATACGTATTCCAAAATAAGAGGACTTCATAATAGAACCAAAACACATTTCAGGAGTCCGAGCACCCCTTCATCAAGTCTTTAAAGACACAATATATTTTGCATCTTTTGACATATGGGGACGCCCTACAGACCCATGGAGAAGATGGGGACGCCCTACAGACCCATGGAGAAGATGGGGGTGCCCTACAAACccatggagaagggggggggacaccctacagacccatggagaagggggggggacaccctacagacccatggagaagggggggggggggacaccctacagacccatggagaagggggggggacgcCCTACAGACtcatggagaagggggggggacgcCCTACAGACTCATGGAGAAGGGGGGGGACGCCCTACAGACtcatggagaagggggggggacgcCCTACAGACccatggagaaggggggggggggggacgccctACAGACccatggagaaggggggggggggacgccctACAGACccatggagaaggggggggggggcgccctaCAGACccatggagaaggggggggggggggacgccctACAGACccatggagaagggggggggggggacgccctACAGACccatggagaaggggggggggggcgccctaCAGACccatggagaagggggggggggggggaccccccacacacccatggagaagggggggggggggacgccctACAGACccatggagaagggggggggacgcCCTACAGACccatggagaaggggggggggacgcccTACAGACccatggagaaggggggggggggacgccctACAGACccatggagaaggggggggggggggggacgccctACAGACccatggagaagggggggggggacgccctACAGACccatggagaa comes from Rana temporaria chromosome 2, aRanTem1.1, whole genome shotgun sequence and encodes:
- the LOC120928034 gene encoding uroplakin-1b-like, giving the protein MTGDTGVRCFQVVLIFGNVVIGLAGLALTAECIFFVTDQERLYPLLYATGNDDLFAAAWIGIFTGFCFFLLAILGIIGIMQSNRRILMAYIILMFIVFCFEMASSITAATQRDFFTINLFLRQMLEYYQNPGLENGDQQIKAQGVTRTWNYLMLMKQCCGVNSPLDWQVYNSTFRTVNSDSAFPWPQQCCVMNNLGQPVSLDGCKLGISGYLNQNGCYDLIAGPLNRHAWGICWFGFAILCWTFWVLLGTMFYWTRIEC